The Etheostoma cragini isolate CJK2018 chromosome 5, CSU_Ecrag_1.0, whole genome shotgun sequence genome contains a region encoding:
- the utp15 gene encoding U3 small nucleolar RNA-associated protein 15 homolog yields the protein MASFKPTKIQVYPKLGEKVTQDTLYWKNYKAPVQIKEFGAITNIDFSPVAPHNFAVTAFTRIHIYGPFSQEPVKTFTRFKDTAYCGRFRSDGQLLVAGCEDSVVRLFDVSGKVALRMFKGHTKAVHITDFTSDRYQILTGSDDYTCRLWDIPNATELNTYQEHTDYIRCGITSKLNRDLFYTGSYDHTLKLFDARADKSVMTMDHGQPVESLLLYPSEGLLVSAGGRHVKVWDLLKGGQPLVSLKNHHKTVTCLCLSSSGHRLLSASLDRHVKVYNTTNYKVVHNFDYAASILSLALAPDDESIVVGMTNSILSIKHRKSLDESKELSGQQRRQPSYRVFVKGKNYVPKQDDYLVSKPVKQHLAKYDKQLKKFNVSKALDTALETWTRLRKPEITVAVIKELDRRGTLKNALAGRDEQGLARLLNFLIGNMVDPRFAPVLVPAAEMILDIYQSVIGQSPVVDRQLLRLQELLEREIDYQQDLLEVLGMLDTMFASSLPRKEVPCPGVSRANGLAQGESSISRPQGQAT from the exons ATGGCTTCATTTAAACCTACAAAAATCCAAGTCTATCCTAAACTTGGAGAGAAAGTCACACAAGACACACTGTACTGGAAAAACTACAAG GCTCCGGTCCAGATAAAAGAATTTGGAGCAATCACAAACATAGACTTCTCTCCAGTGGCTCCGCATAACTTTGCAGTGACAGCATTCACAAGA ATCCACATTTACGGGCCGTTCTCCCAGGAGCCTGTGAAGACATTTACACGTTTTAAAGATACTGCATACTGTGGGAGGTTCAGGTCAGATGGCCAGCTGCTCGTGGCGGGATGTGAGGACTCTGTGGTCCGGTTGTTTGATGTCAGTGGCAAGGTGGCACTCAGGATGTTTAAAGGACACACAAA GGCTGTACATATCACAGACTTTACCTCAGACCGTTACCAGATTCTCACAGGGTCAGACGACTACACCTGTCGACTTTGGGACATCCCAAATGCCACTGAGCTTAACACCTACCAAGAACACACAGATTACATTCGCTGTGGCATCACAAGCAAACTCAACAGAGATCTCTTCTATACTG GATCTTATGACCACACACTGAAACTGTTCGATGCCAGAGCGGATAAGAGTGTGATGACCATGGACCATGGCCAGCCAGTGGAGAGTCTGCTTCTCTATCCTTCTGAGGGACTCCTCGTCTCTGCAG GGGGGCGCCATGTGAAAGTGTGGGATCTGCTAAAAGGAGGTCAGCCTCTGGTATCACTGAAGAACCATCACAAAACTGTCACCTGTTTGTGTCTCAGCAGCAGCGGACACAGACTGCTGTCAGCTTCTCTGGACAG gCATGTAAAGGTGTACAACACCACCAACTATAAAGTGGTCCACAACTTTGACTATGCTGCCTCCATCCTCAGTCTGGCTTTGGCT CCGGATGATGAGTCCATCGTTGTTGGTATGACCAATAGTATCCTGAGCATCAAACACAGGAAAAGCCTTGATGAGTCAAAGGAACTCTCGGGCCAACAGAGACGACAGCCGTCATATCGTGTTTTTGTGAAAGGGAAGAACTACGTCCCTAAACAG GATGATTATCTCGTCAGCAAGCCAGTGAAACAGCATTTGGCCAAATATGACAAGCAGCTCAAGAAATTTAATGTATCGAAGGCTTTGGATACAGCTCTGGAG ACATGGACAAGACTGAGAAAGCCGGAGATTACAGTTGCTGTTATAAAGGAGCTGGATCGAAGAGGAACGTTGAAGAATGCTCTGGCAGGAAGGGATGAACAGGGGCTCGCTCGGTTGCTCAACTTCCTCATAGG GAACATGGTTGACCCCAGGTTTGCTCCTGTCCTCGTACCAGCGGCGGAGATGATCCTGGACATTTATCAATCTGTAATCGGACAGTCGCCAGTTGTGGACCGGCAGCTGCTGCGACTACAGGAGCTgctggagagagagattgaCTACCAGCAGGACCTCCTGGAGGTGCTGGGCATGTTGGACACGATGTTTGCCTCCTCCCTCCCTCGGAAGGAGGTGCCATGTCCTGGCGTCAGCAGGGCTAATGGCCTGGCTCAGGGAGAATCGAGTATCTCAAGACCACAGGGGCAGGCCACCTGA
- the LOC117945515 gene encoding transcription factor BTF3-like, producing MKELIMNQEKLAKLQAQVRIGGKGSARRKKKVVHRTATADDKKLQFSLKKLGVNNISGIEEVNMFTNQGTVIHFNNPKVQASLAANTFTITGHAENKQLTEMLPGILNQLGADSLTSLRRLAETLPKPAGENKGPLVAAEEEEEDDDDVPDLVENFDEASKDEAN from the exons ATGAAGGAGTTGATAATGAACCAGGAGAAGCTCGCCAAACTGCAGGCGCAAGTCCGCATAGGTGGCAAG GGGTCAGCCCGCAGAAAGAAGAAGGTGGTGCACAGAACAGCAACAGCAGATGACAAGAAGCTGCAGTTCTCTCTCAAGAAACTGGGAGTCAACAACATCTCCGGCATTGAGGAG GTGAATATGTTCACAAACCAGGGGACAGTGATCCACTTCAATAACCCAAAGGTTCAGGCCTCCTTGGCTGCCAACACATTTACAATCACAGGACACGCTGAGAACAAGCAGCTCACAGAGATGCTCCCAGGAATCCTAAACCAGCTGGGGGCCGACAGTCTTACCAGTCTCAGGAGGTTAGCAGAGACCCTGCCCAAACCAG CTGGAGAGAACAAAGGCCCCCTGGTTGCtgctgaagaggaggaggaggatgatgatgatgttccGG ATCTTGTTGAAAATTTTGACGAAGCTTCAAAGGACGAGGCAAACTAA